In one window of Chryseobacterium viscerum DNA:
- a CDS encoding AraC family transcriptional regulator: MLYIIMVVVLQALITLTLLISLIKNRESVLNMLLLYIGVVTLDMGYEYFIIQKFGYESVLYEIPGSLRVFKGLIFLYITTHLIHAKWRDKLKYLIVPLTLVVIHHAIALSAKMLDLSWADLAIRSYKSYFVYYSCYWIACLVLCIYLLTRYRKNITHPAAGNFRYLVCYVLLGVLIFWTVYQLGWDTLIYQKIYNLLFLFQFGWILYVYILTYQHKLQEQQNTAQFSAPKETYQYKDLSKIDFEAVQNAITSFYQESHDYLDEEFTLDQLSGHLKINKADLSITFNKHLHSNFHEYTNRSRIQHFKQILSEDPSANVTDLAFQCGFKSKSTFYKYFKKEFDCLPSQLVH; this comes from the coding sequence ATGTTATACATCATTATGGTAGTTGTACTACAGGCACTTATCACGCTTACTCTGCTTATCTCGCTTATCAAAAACAGAGAATCTGTACTGAATATGCTGCTATTGTATATTGGAGTGGTCACACTGGATATGGGATATGAGTATTTCATCATTCAAAAGTTCGGTTATGAATCTGTTTTATATGAGATTCCGGGAAGTCTCCGTGTTTTTAAAGGGCTTATTTTTCTTTATATCACTACGCATTTAATTCATGCAAAATGGAGAGATAAACTTAAATACCTGATTGTTCCGTTAACATTGGTTGTTATTCATCATGCCATTGCCCTTTCTGCGAAGATGCTTGACCTTTCCTGGGCAGATCTGGCTATCAGATCTTATAAATCCTACTTCGTTTATTACAGCTGTTATTGGATTGCCTGCCTTGTTCTATGTATTTATTTACTGACAAGATACCGCAAAAACATCACTCATCCTGCAGCCGGTAATTTTCGTTATCTGGTTTGTTATGTATTACTGGGAGTATTGATTTTCTGGACGGTCTATCAATTGGGTTGGGATACTCTGATCTATCAGAAGATTTACAACCTCCTGTTTCTTTTTCAATTCGGATGGATTTTGTACGTTTATATTTTAACGTACCAGCACAAACTGCAGGAACAGCAGAATACTGCACAATTTTCCGCTCCTAAAGAAACCTATCAGTATAAAGATCTTTCAAAAATAGATTTTGAGGCTGTACAAAATGCCATTACCTCTTTCTATCAGGAGAGTCATGATTATCTTGATGAGGAATTTACTTTAGACCAGCTCTCAGGTCATCTGAAAATAAACAAGGCGGATTTAAGCATCACTTTTAATAAACATCTCCATTCCAATTTCCACGAATATACCAACAGAAGCCGTATACAGCATTTTAAACAGATCTTATCAGAAGATCCTTCAGCAAATGTTACAGATCTTGCGTTTCAATGTGGTTTTAAATCCAAATCTACTTTTTATAAATATTTTAAAAAGGAATTTGATTGTCTTCCTTCTCAGCTTGTCCATTAG
- a CDS encoding TonB-dependent receptor: MSRERLFLTKAAFFLLGPLAFAQTTVHGTVVDSQGNLPNALVYIENSGQKVTSDTDGSFVLNNVYDGSYKLVVEYKGYDNVYIPFTITDKKEVDLGLIKFGAKFKENNLQEVVVTSVYKASQARAITMKKNSNTITEVLSADAIGKLPDRNAADAVQRMQGVSIERDMGEGRFVAVRGTPIQWTASTLNGNRMPSASGDNANRGIQMDIFPSELIQNVRLSKALTPDLDGDAIGGNVDFITKTSPNKETLALSMATGYVNMSKSPTYNTSIVYGNKITDKLKFITSAVIWERSTAIDQMRNIYNYGLKDKTASYSINQLQLRDYLANRRTLGFNMGLDYEIDSRNKLYAKALYSQYKDGQSVRETYFNFDSKNVLLQARHADYLTDLYSMQLGGNHQVGQRMEVNWSLSKARSEFKFNSPDNLEKDQRGYPIINFTQAMTYGNLSADGRKYMAMDAPDGIGDTGRYSLPYNQQAITADKLRLNQIILSQNHNSETDLRGQIDIKYKAADNFEIKFGTKYNNKNKIVDSSVLVWMPKSSLGIPGTPVTFLNQLEREAFKYKGGFMNPLGNPYNAVIIDQITNAQIDQMYNPSTQNSLGLMQVSSKDSNSNVTSSYRGTENVWAAYLMGTWKISDQLQVLGGFRNEYNDVTFWGKKVISDKDSTTEDIKDNKTYNVVLPMVNMKWNISNDRILRLAYTRSFARPDFNDLNPGTIVNDITNTITQGNTKLDPTFSNNFDLMFENYFGKLDLITAGVFYKDITNLIYKDQSVVDLAGRTYTFTAPKNLEGAKLFGFEFGISKRFENLPGFLKNIGFEGNYTYISSKMNMPVYENGKQTGTMSTTIPNQAKHIFNTILFYETSKMMIRLAGNYKGNYVSEIRAAAGADHYQYFDKNFTVDLSTSYSLTKKVRLFVELNNIFNEPNRYYMGTKDRVENISYSGIRGQLGFNFNF, encoded by the coding sequence ATGTCACGAGAAAGACTTTTTTTAACAAAAGCAGCATTTTTTCTTCTTGGGCCTTTGGCCTTTGCACAAACCACCGTTCACGGAACTGTAGTAGACAGTCAGGGAAACCTTCCCAATGCCCTTGTTTATATTGAAAACAGCGGACAGAAGGTAACTTCTGACACTGATGGTTCTTTTGTTCTCAATAATGTTTATGACGGCAGTTATAAGCTTGTTGTAGAATATAAAGGATATGATAATGTTTATATTCCTTTCACCATTACAGATAAAAAGGAGGTAGATCTTGGTTTAATTAAATTCGGAGCTAAGTTTAAAGAAAACAATCTTCAGGAGGTAGTGGTTACCAGTGTGTATAAAGCATCACAGGCCAGAGCGATTACCATGAAGAAAAACTCCAATACGATTACAGAAGTACTCTCTGCCGATGCCATCGGGAAACTGCCAGATCGGAATGCCGCAGATGCCGTACAGCGCATGCAAGGTGTTTCTATTGAAAGGGATATGGGGGAAGGACGTTTTGTAGCGGTAAGAGGAACACCTATACAATGGACTGCTTCTACCCTGAATGGCAACAGAATGCCGAGTGCCAGCGGTGATAATGCCAACCGGGGAATTCAGATGGATATCTTCCCTTCGGAACTTATTCAGAATGTACGTTTGTCTAAGGCTTTAACTCCCGATCTTGACGGGGATGCCATTGGCGGAAATGTGGATTTTATCACAAAAACCTCACCCAATAAGGAGACTCTGGCTCTAAGTATGGCTACAGGCTACGTCAATATGTCTAAGTCTCCTACTTACAATACATCTATCGTTTATGGAAATAAAATTACCGATAAGCTGAAATTCATTACCTCAGCAGTGATCTGGGAGCGTTCTACCGCTATTGACCAGATGAGAAATATTTACAACTATGGACTGAAAGATAAAACAGCTTCTTATTCCATCAATCAGCTTCAGCTTCGGGATTATCTTGCAAACCGCAGAACTTTGGGATTCAATATGGGACTGGATTATGAGATAGACAGTAGGAACAAATTATATGCAAAAGCATTATACAGCCAGTACAAAGACGGTCAGTCCGTAAGGGAGACCTATTTTAATTTTGACAGTAAAAATGTTCTTCTTCAGGCTCGTCATGCAGATTATCTTACGGATCTGTATTCTATGCAGCTGGGTGGTAATCATCAGGTGGGGCAGCGTATGGAGGTAAACTGGTCCTTATCCAAAGCGCGTTCTGAGTTTAAATTCAATTCTCCTGACAATCTTGAAAAAGATCAAAGAGGTTACCCTATCATTAATTTCACACAAGCTATGACCTATGGAAATCTATCCGCTGACGGAAGAAAATATATGGCGATGGATGCTCCGGATGGTATTGGTGATACCGGAAGATATTCTCTTCCTTATAACCAGCAGGCTATCACAGCAGACAAACTTAGATTGAATCAGATTATCCTGAGCCAGAACCATAACAGTGAGACAGACCTCAGAGGGCAGATTGATATCAAATATAAAGCAGCAGATAATTTTGAAATTAAATTCGGGACCAAATACAATAATAAGAATAAAATCGTCGACAGTTCTGTGCTGGTCTGGATGCCAAAATCATCATTGGGGATTCCCGGAACTCCGGTAACTTTTCTGAATCAGCTTGAGCGTGAAGCTTTTAAGTACAAAGGAGGTTTCATGAACCCATTAGGTAATCCTTACAATGCAGTAATCATTGATCAGATTACCAATGCACAGATCGACCAGATGTATAACCCGAGTACACAAAACAGCCTGGGACTGATGCAGGTAAGCAGTAAGGACAGCAATTCAAATGTTACAAGCTCCTACAGAGGCACTGAAAATGTATGGGCAGCATATCTGATGGGAACCTGGAAAATTTCAGACCAGCTTCAGGTATTGGGAGGTTTCAGAAATGAATATAATGACGTTACTTTCTGGGGCAAAAAAGTAATCTCTGATAAAGACAGTACAACGGAAGACATTAAAGACAATAAAACCTATAATGTAGTACTTCCTATGGTCAATATGAAATGGAATATCAGTAATGACCGGATCCTGAGACTGGCCTACACCCGTTCTTTTGCAAGACCGGATTTTAACGATCTGAACCCCGGAACCATCGTCAATGATATTACCAATACCATCACCCAGGGAAATACAAAGCTGGATCCTACATTTTCAAATAATTTTGATCTTATGTTTGAAAATTACTTTGGAAAACTGGACTTGATAACAGCCGGAGTATTCTATAAAGATATCACCAATCTTATCTACAAAGATCAGTCTGTAGTAGATCTTGCCGGAAGAACTTATACTTTCACAGCCCCTAAAAATCTGGAGGGAGCTAAACTCTTCGGCTTTGAATTCGGAATATCCAAACGTTTTGAAAACCTACCCGGATTTTTGAAAAACATCGGTTTTGAAGGAAACTACACCTATATCTCTTCCAAAATGAATATGCCGGTGTACGAAAACGGCAAGCAAACCGGAACAATGTCTACCACAATTCCCAATCAGGCAAAACATATTTTCAATACCATTCTGTTCTATGAAACCAGTAAGATGATGATCCGTCTGGCAGGAAATTATAAAGGAAATTATGTAAGCGAAATCAGAGCGGCTGCAGGTGCAGATCATTATCAGTATTTTGACAAAAACTTCACGGTAGACCTTTCCACTTCTTACAGCCTTACAAAAAAGGTCCGTCTGTTTGTAGAGCTGAATAATATTTTTAATGAACCCAACCGCTATTATATGGGAACAAAAGACCGTGTGGAAAATATTTCTTACTCAGGAATACGAGGGCAGCTGGGTTTCAATTTCAATTTTTAA
- a CDS encoding ATP-binding protein, whose translation MKRLLALLSLFLFFKLQSQQIIPLNEKSYIDSLQSIIKGNLPDTSKATAFFLLSNYYRNSDSVLSKKYLENGKIQARNNPFFSAKYYYYEGQYNLDRNKRKAGISYQQAIKSLSKFKNEESDFFQALAWYSYGVTQKDKEGYIPLVKIMLEKSIPLVEKYENSRNLGFLYTQLAVILTYNAQFKKAEDYNNKALKILEKQYPESAELFFTYLNSANNFCYQANGDEAEKFLHKAEKLIRPYPESSSNAFYYYSKTLLYITRQKNAEALSVIEKGIFYAKKFNQNLLAQMFYFNKYDILKKLKRYNEAKTTLEDVLAEKSLAIDLNNRKTFYKQLSLLNEETGNTKEALLWEQKYSKLNDSLNTENVKLEINKLESKFNTAEKERKIATLNAEKNQKDLEVNKKNSYLWGMGLVLLLALSLLAFLFIIFRKNKKINKQKIEDIKQKEELSLTKAILDGEERERERIARDLHDGLGGMLAGVKINFSTWSSNHLHPEKDQEFYKILGQLDNSVSELRHVARNLMPESLLNFGLETAIHDLCEFYSRKNLDIDFQAIDISKTLPVNIQLNIYRIVQELLANAIKHAEASSILLQCSQSGENFLITIEDNGKGFDKNIENSTKSMGLRNLKNRVSYLKGKMEIHSDDQGTAINIELNIHGE comes from the coding sequence ATGAAGAGATTACTTGCCCTACTAAGCCTATTCTTATTTTTTAAATTGCAATCCCAGCAAATCATTCCGCTTAATGAGAAATCTTATATAGACAGCTTACAAAGCATTATAAAGGGAAATCTTCCGGATACTTCAAAAGCAACGGCTTTTTTTCTTTTATCTAATTATTATAGAAACAGTGATTCTGTTTTGAGTAAAAAATACCTTGAAAATGGGAAGATACAGGCCCGAAACAATCCTTTCTTTTCAGCAAAATATTATTATTACGAAGGACAATACAACCTGGACAGAAACAAAAGGAAAGCGGGTATTTCTTATCAGCAGGCTATCAAATCTTTATCTAAATTTAAAAATGAAGAATCCGATTTTTTTCAGGCACTGGCCTGGTATAGCTATGGAGTTACCCAAAAAGATAAAGAGGGATATATTCCTTTAGTCAAAATCATGCTTGAAAAAAGTATTCCCCTGGTTGAAAAATATGAAAACAGTAGAAATTTAGGTTTCTTATATACACAGCTTGCAGTGATTCTTACTTATAATGCACAGTTTAAAAAGGCAGAAGATTATAATAACAAAGCATTGAAAATCCTTGAAAAACAATATCCGGAGTCCGCTGAATTATTTTTCACATACCTCAATTCTGCCAACAATTTCTGCTATCAGGCCAATGGTGATGAAGCTGAAAAGTTTTTACATAAAGCAGAAAAACTCATCCGTCCTTATCCGGAATCTTCCTCCAATGCATTCTATTATTACAGTAAAACCCTTTTGTATATTACCCGCCAAAAAAATGCAGAAGCACTCTCGGTGATAGAAAAAGGGATTTTTTATGCAAAAAAATTCAATCAGAATCTTCTGGCTCAGATGTTTTATTTCAATAAGTATGATATTTTAAAGAAACTTAAAAGGTATAACGAAGCCAAGACTACTTTAGAAGATGTTTTAGCAGAAAAGTCCTTGGCCATTGATCTTAACAACAGAAAAACTTTTTATAAGCAGCTTTCTTTACTCAATGAAGAAACAGGAAATACCAAAGAGGCACTCTTATGGGAGCAGAAATATTCTAAACTCAACGACAGTCTGAACACCGAAAATGTGAAGCTGGAAATCAACAAACTCGAATCCAAATTCAATACGGCTGAAAAGGAAAGAAAAATAGCGACTTTAAATGCCGAAAAAAATCAAAAGGATCTGGAAGTAAACAAGAAGAACTCTTATTTATGGGGAATGGGTCTTGTTTTACTGCTAGCATTAAGCCTTCTGGCCTTTCTTTTTATCATTTTCAGAAAAAATAAAAAAATAAACAAACAGAAAATAGAGGATATTAAACAAAAAGAAGAATTATCCCTTACCAAAGCTATTCTTGATGGTGAAGAAAGAGAAAGAGAGCGTATTGCAAGAGATCTCCATGATGGTCTGGGTGGAATGCTCGCAGGGGTCAAAATAAATTTTTCTACATGGTCTTCCAATCACCTGCATCCTGAAAAGGATCAGGAATTTTATAAAATCTTAGGTCAGCTGGACAATTCGGTAAGCGAACTCCGCCACGTAGCAAGAAATTTAATGCCTGAATCTTTGCTTAATTTTGGTTTGGAAACGGCCATACATGATTTATGTGAATTTTACAGCAGAAAAAACCTCGACATTGATTTTCAGGCTATTGATATTAGTAAGACATTACCTGTAAATATTCAGCTTAATATTTACAGGATTGTACAGGAATTATTAGCCAATGCCATAAAACATGCAGAAGCCAGCAGCATCTTGCTTCAATGCTCACAATCTGGTGAAAATTTTCTAATCACGATTGAAGACAACGGAAAAGGGTTTGATAAAAATATAGAGAACTCTACCAAAAGTATGGGACTTCGTAATCTGAAAAATCGGGTCAGCTATCTGAAAGGAAAAATGGAAATACATTCAGATGATCAGGGAACAGCCATTAATATAGAACTCAACATCCATGGAGAATGA
- a CDS encoding response regulator, giving the protein MENEKINIIIVDDHPIVIEGLRMMLHSQPIFNVTGSFTSGTETISFIQSQMVDIILLDITLPDAKGTELCREIKKISPNTSVIMFSNRSERSIIMQSIQNGASGYLLKNTSIDELVICIKGALSGDIVFCNETKQIISRPSQHDLPTPRLTKREKQILQMVAQGKTSNVIAEELFLSPLTVDTHRKNLLQKFQAKNSTELINLAVQQQLIEK; this is encoded by the coding sequence ATGGAGAATGAGAAAATAAATATCATCATCGTAGACGATCATCCTATTGTCATCGAAGGTCTAAGAATGATGCTGCACAGCCAGCCTATTTTTAACGTAACGGGAAGTTTTACTTCCGGTACAGAAACGATCAGCTTTATTCAATCGCAGATGGTAGATATCATCCTCCTTGATATTACCCTGCCCGATGCCAAAGGAACAGAATTATGCAGAGAAATAAAGAAAATTTCTCCGAATACCTCGGTGATTATGTTCAGTAACCGCTCTGAACGGAGCATCATCATGCAGTCTATACAAAATGGGGCAAGCGGCTATCTTCTCAAGAATACTTCTATTGATGAACTTGTAATATGCATCAAAGGTGCTCTTTCCGGAGATATTGTTTTCTGCAATGAGACAAAACAAATCATCAGCCGTCCTTCCCAACATGATCTGCCAACACCACGGCTTACCAAAAGAGAAAAGCAGATCCTGCAGATGGTAGCACAAGGGAAAACAAGTAATGTGATTGCCGAGGAGCTGTTCTTAAGCCCGCTTACTGTAGATACCCACCGGAAGAATCTGCTTCAGAAGTTTCAGGCAAAGAATTCAACAGAACTTATCAATCTTGCGGTACAGCAACAATTGATTGAAAAATAA
- a CDS encoding alpha/beta hydrolase, translating into MNLDYLVREPENITSNTPILFMLHGYGSNEQDLFSFRETLPNDWIIVSFRAPRDTQFEGYSWYDINFNDPENFIDVPQAKESLNAVLESMLKIINHYGLTESKAHLCGFSQGGILCYALALKHPELFNYVACLSSYPEDKILDGIVKDKKKLEGLRFFISHGTDDAVIPLEWGRKAADLLYDLSCYFTFREYMSGHGVNQKNYMDLMEFFSK; encoded by the coding sequence ATGAATTTAGATTATCTAGTAAGGGAGCCGGAAAACATTACTTCCAATACCCCTATTCTTTTTATGCTTCATGGCTACGGCAGTAACGAACAGGATCTTTTCAGCTTTAGGGAAACGCTTCCCAATGACTGGATCATTGTAAGCTTCAGAGCTCCGCGCGATACTCAATTTGAAGGATATTCCTGGTATGATATTAATTTCAACGATCCCGAAAACTTTATTGACGTTCCACAGGCAAAGGAGTCTTTAAATGCTGTATTGGAAAGTATGCTTAAGATCATCAACCATTATGGACTTACAGAAAGTAAAGCTCATCTGTGCGGTTTCAGCCAGGGAGGAATTTTATGCTATGCTTTGGCTTTAAAACATCCTGAACTTTTCAATTATGTTGCTTGTTTAAGCAGTTATCCTGAAGATAAAATTCTGGACGGTATTGTAAAAGATAAAAAGAAACTGGAAGGGCTTCGTTTCTTTATTTCACATGGTACTGATGATGCTGTGATTCCACTTGAATGGGGAAGAAAAGCGGCAGATCTTCTGTATGATCTAAGCTGTTACTTCACGTTCAGAGAATATATGAGCGGACATGGCGTCAATCAGAAAAATTATATGGATCTGATGGAATTCTTTTCCAAATAA
- a CDS encoding XAC2610-related protein, whose product MKKLLLFCIMMLSAVYSAQPFILKSTGEAKEFRLTLYYGAQGKGAFVQYSGKKEIIPLQVKSFKVDTDGRSDGQPDIEYYIWNEMIGGKINGVYKFEIMHHQASNISYTRGKDNRKFSLEMVEDEKKYDGNGKYLLHGALLSFNHFYNNHFTIIYPDGEKTAVELPAPDKPSFARQSIIEDYNFDGYDDIAFSVPDDGMGVYRMFDIYLYHPENKRFEKLKEPDYSHSSCSCLCDVTLEKDKKLLKTGCRGGARWHQDVYRFGKKGTLEWVATKEQTEE is encoded by the coding sequence ATGAAAAAATTGTTGTTATTCTGTATTATGATGCTCTCTGCTGTATATTCTGCGCAGCCTTTTATCCTGAAATCTACCGGAGAAGCAAAAGAGTTCAGGCTGACTCTTTATTACGGAGCTCAGGGAAAAGGAGCTTTTGTGCAGTATTCCGGGAAGAAAGAAATCATTCCTTTACAGGTAAAAAGTTTTAAAGTTGATACAGACGGGAGAAGTGACGGTCAGCCGGATATTGAATATTATATCTGGAATGAAATGATCGGTGGGAAAATAAATGGAGTATACAAATTTGAAATCATGCATCATCAGGCTTCAAACATTAGCTATACAAGAGGAAAAGACAACAGAAAGTTTTCGCTTGAAATGGTTGAGGATGAAAAAAAATACGATGGAAACGGCAAATATCTCCTGCACGGGGCTTTACTTTCGTTTAATCATTTTTATAATAACCACTTCACCATTATTTACCCTGATGGAGAAAAGACAGCTGTAGAACTTCCGGCTCCGGATAAACCATCTTTTGCCAGGCAGAGTATTATTGAAGATTATAACTTTGACGGTTATGATGATATTGCATTCTCCGTTCCTGATGATGGAATGGGTGTGTACAGGATGTTTGATATTTATCTGTACCATCCGGAAAATAAACGTTTTGAAAAACTTAAAGAGCCTGATTATTCCCATTCAAGCTGTTCCTGCCTTTGTGATGTGACTTTAGAAAAAGATAAGAAACTTTTAAAAACAGGATGCAGGGGTGGAGCAAGATGGCATCAGGATGTCTACCGCTTCGGTAAAAAAGGAACCTTAGAATGGGTTGCCACGAAAGAACAGACAGAAGAATAA
- a CDS encoding PDZ domain-containing protein, with protein sequence MKFKLFLLGLFLSIFVNAQNSFELINTKKAVIPFQFINNLIFIPINVNGAELTFLLDTGVSETILFSLENKELKLSNVEKVKFSGLGGSLSIDGLKSERNLGKIGNEIVNTSMALYIIIDEEFNISPHVGIPVNGVIGYHFFKDHLIYIDYASKKITVYENADLLKKKTKRFEEFPITIEKDKPYLYAGVEMTNEKKDSKLLIDLGNSDAIWLFPTLIKNFVYNRPNIDDFLGRGFNGDIYGKRSRIHNFYLGSFKFEKPLTAMPDEFSIQHVKLVESRKGSVGSEIMRRFTVIFDYPNQKLYLRKNKYFDDPFHFNMSGLDFKQDGLEWQEDKVKIETQKSMMVATEVYKDAFQYKFSLKPIFSIAGVRKDSPAYAAGLQKDDRILSINGEQTSDMTLEKIVELMKSNEGRNITMVIQRKNQKLTLSFALEDPIPYQE encoded by the coding sequence ATGAAATTTAAATTGTTTTTACTGGGATTATTTCTAAGCATTTTTGTAAATGCCCAGAATTCTTTTGAGTTGATTAATACAAAAAAAGCGGTAATTCCTTTTCAGTTTATCAACAATCTTATCTTTATTCCTATCAATGTTAATGGTGCGGAGCTTACCTTTTTGCTGGATACGGGAGTTTCGGAGACTATTCTTTTCAGTCTGGAAAATAAAGAACTGAAACTGAGCAATGTTGAAAAAGTTAAGTTTTCCGGTCTTGGAGGAAGTTTAAGTATTGATGGTTTAAAATCTGAACGCAATTTAGGTAAAATAGGAAATGAAATTGTCAATACTTCTATGGCTCTTTATATCATTATTGATGAAGAATTTAATATTTCACCTCACGTAGGAATTCCTGTAAATGGGGTTATCGGATATCATTTTTTTAAAGATCATCTTATTTACATCGATTATGCTTCAAAGAAAATAACTGTTTATGAAAATGCGGACCTTCTAAAAAAGAAAACCAAAAGATTTGAAGAGTTTCCCATCACAATTGAAAAAGATAAGCCTTATCTGTATGCCGGTGTAGAAATGACAAATGAAAAGAAAGATTCAAAACTGCTGATTGACCTTGGCAACAGTGATGCTATCTGGCTCTTCCCTACCCTGATTAAAAACTTCGTCTACAACAGACCGAATATTGATGATTTTCTTGGACGCGGATTCAATGGAGATATCTACGGCAAAAGAAGCCGGATTCATAATTTTTATCTTGGAAGCTTTAAATTTGAAAAGCCTCTTACTGCTATGCCGGATGAATTTTCTATCCAGCATGTCAAATTGGTAGAAAGCAGGAAAGGTTCTGTGGGAAGCGAAATTATGCGGAGATTTACCGTAATTTTTGATTATCCTAACCAAAAACTGTATCTGAGGAAAAACAAATATTTTGACGATCCTTTTCATTTTAATATGAGCGGCCTGGATTTCAAACAGGATGGCCTGGAATGGCAGGAAGATAAAGTAAAAATCGAGACCCAAAAATCTATGATGGTAGCAACCGAAGTTTATAAAGACGCTTTCCAGTATAAGTTCAGTTTAAAACCAATATTTTCTATTGCAGGAGTAAGAAAAGATTCTCCCGCTTATGCAGCAGGATTGCAAAAGGATGACAGAATTCTAAGTATAAACGGAGAGCAAACCTCGGATATGACTCTGGAAAAAATTGTAGAACTTATGAAATCTAATGAAGGAAGAAATATTACCATGGTTATTCAAAGGAAAAATCAAAAACTGACCTTGAGTTTCGCACTGGAAGATCCCATTCCTTATCAAGAATAA
- a CDS encoding L,D-transpeptidase: MKNISVKKSFLYTCLCAVFLVSCKKEIEKISDTFKDTVSSSEVQEVEKDSIKKDSVAVVKKESVPPVMQENGFYNAFVLPKDKKMRDSIYAEYSKKYSVGERTAILALNRLDSKSKWNADTLVVPAKIDTTLMAYSPFPMQLDVLSGVKKFVIFSYPIQAFAVYSNGSLVKWGPTSMGKKAAQTTRGLTFANWKKELAISTVSSEWKLPYNFNIHNIGGIGWHEYTLPGYPASHSCLRLLRKDAKWLYSYADTWILNPGGATTKAKGTAVMVFGDYKWGGRKPWRKLLDDPNANNISVEELTKLLEPDVPRMLKEQSNREKVVDSIKAAKAAATPIQNEKPIEPQSN; the protein is encoded by the coding sequence ATGAAAAACATATCTGTGAAAAAATCCTTTCTTTATACATGTTTATGCGCAGTTTTCCTTGTTTCCTGTAAAAAGGAAATAGAAAAAATAAGCGATACTTTTAAAGATACTGTTTCTTCTTCTGAAGTTCAGGAGGTAGAAAAGGATTCTATAAAGAAAGATTCTGTTGCTGTGGTAAAGAAAGAATCTGTTCCACCTGTAATGCAGGAAAATGGTTTTTATAATGCTTTTGTTCTTCCAAAGGATAAAAAGATGCGTGATTCTATCTATGCCGAATACAGTAAGAAATACAGCGTAGGAGAGCGTACTGCTATTTTAGCATTAAACAGACTTGACTCTAAAAGTAAATGGAATGCTGACACATTGGTAGTTCCAGCAAAAATAGATACAACTTTGATGGCTTATTCACCATTCCCAATGCAGTTAGATGTATTAAGCGGGGTGAAAAAGTTCGTTATCTTCTCCTATCCTATACAGGCTTTTGCGGTATATTCCAATGGAAGTCTTGTGAAATGGGGACCTACAAGTATGGGTAAAAAAGCCGCTCAGACAACAAGAGGACTTACCTTTGCCAACTGGAAAAAAGAGCTGGCCATTTCTACGGTGAGCAGTGAATGGAAACTTCCTTATAACTTCAATATTCATAATATTGGAGGAATCGGATGGCATGAATATACACTTCCGGGATATCCTGCTTCACATTCCTGTCTGCGATTGCTGAGAAAAGATGCGAAATGGCTGTATTCCTATGCAGATACCTGGATTCTGAATCCCGGCGGTGCTACTACCAAAGCTAAAGGTACAGCAGTAATGGTATTCGGAGATTATAAGTGGGGCGGTAGAAAACCCTGGCGAAAGCTTCTGGATGATCCTAATGCCAATAATATATCTGTTGAGGAACTGACTAAGCTTCTTGAACCAGATGTTCCAAGAATGCTTAAAGAACAAAGCAACAGGGAAAAAGTGGTGGATTCTATCAAAGCGGCAAAAGCAGCTGCTACCCCTATTCAGAATGAAAAGCCTATAGAACCTCAGTCTAATTGA